A genome region from Ralstonia solanacearum K60 includes the following:
- a CDS encoding zinc ribbon domain-containing protein: MSSESDLHFSNNYRDLCIQSGTGAGFQFEFYCQCCSDTWRSPFAPYRSGQASGWMREAGGLLGGLLGGFGNHLDNAAEGLARAGWGTARDGAFKTAIASAEGHFHRCARCHRYACGQCWSADTGLCQSCAPDLAAEVRAARHTGTVQAATEAARDIGKGQAAQVEVAADRALVCPQCHTETHGAKFCPQCGHNLAKKAACGKCQAELPLGSRFCPECGQPAAAS; encoded by the coding sequence ATGAGCAGCGAAAGCGATCTGCATTTCTCCAACAACTATCGGGACCTGTGCATCCAGAGCGGGACGGGCGCCGGGTTTCAGTTCGAGTTCTATTGCCAGTGCTGTAGCGACACGTGGCGCTCGCCGTTTGCGCCCTATCGCAGCGGCCAGGCGTCGGGGTGGATGCGCGAGGCGGGTGGATTGTTGGGCGGCCTGCTCGGGGGATTCGGCAATCATCTGGACAATGCGGCCGAAGGGCTGGCGCGCGCGGGCTGGGGTACGGCCCGCGATGGCGCCTTCAAGACGGCGATTGCCTCGGCCGAGGGTCACTTCCATCGGTGCGCGCGATGCCACCGATACGCGTGCGGGCAGTGCTGGAGCGCGGATACCGGCCTATGCCAGAGCTGCGCCCCGGATCTTGCCGCGGAGGTGCGCGCAGCGCGTCATACCGGCACCGTCCAGGCCGCGACGGAAGCGGCGCGGGACATCGGCAAAGGCCAGGCGGCACAAGTTGAAGTCGCGGCGGACAGGGCGCTGGTTTGCCCGCAGTGCCACACCGAGACGCACGGCGCGAAGTTTTGCCCGCAGTGCGGCCACAATCTGGCGAAGAAAGCCGCATGCGGCAAGTGCCAGGCCGAATTGCCGCTGGGGAGCCGCTTCTGTCCGGAGTGTGGTCAGCCGGCAGCCGCTTCTTGA